In Aptenodytes patagonicus chromosome 12, bAptPat1.pri.cur, whole genome shotgun sequence, a genomic segment contains:
- the LOC143165865 gene encoding C-terminal-binding protein 2 isoform X2: MDRHKVKRQRLDRICEGIRPPIVNGPMPARPLVALLDGRDCTVEMPILKDVATVAFCDAQSTQEIHEKVLNEAVGALMYHTITLSRQDLEKFKALRVIVRIGSGYDNVDIKSAAELGIAVCNIPSSSVEETADSTLCHILNLYRRVTWLHQAMREGNRASSVEQIREVAGGAVRIRGETLGIIGLGRVGQAVALRAKSFGFNVIFYDPYLPDGVERSLGLQRVGTLQDLLMHSDCITLHCSLNEHNHHLINDFTIKQMRQGCFLVNTARGGLVDEKALAQALKEGRIRGTALDVHESEPFSFAQGPLKDAPNVICTPHTAWYSEQASIESREDAAKEIRRAITGHIPDALRNCVNKEYLLLAAQWSSIDPATVHPELNGAAAYRFPPGVVGVATPGLPEPPVVEGIVAHGIPSVSHSAPRTPSPGETSKLDADREIPADQ; this comes from the exons atGGACCGGCACAAAGTGAAGCGGCAGCGGCTGGACCGGATCTGCGAAG GCATACGGCCTCCTATTGTGAATGGCCCAATGCCGGCACGGCCACTGGTTGCACTCCTGGATGGACGAGATTGCACTGTGGAGATGCCCATCTTGAAGGATGTTGCTACAGTGGCATTTTGCGATGCTCAGTCAACTCAGGAAATCCATGAAAAG GTGCTGAATGAGGCAGTAGGCGCTCTGATGTACCACACCATTACCCTTTCTCGTCAGGATCTGGAGAAATTCAAAGCCCTCAGGGTCATTGTGCGTATTGGCAGTGGCTATGACAATGTTGACATCAAATCCGCTGCAGAATTAG GCATTGCAGTTTGCAACATCCCTTCCTCCTCAGTAGAGGAGACTGCTGACTCCACCCTCTGCCACATCTTGAACCTCTATCGTCGTGTTACTTGGCTACATCAGGCTATGCGGGAAGGGAATCGAGCCTCGAGTGTAGAACAGATTCGAGAGGTGGCTGGAGGCGCTGTGCGTATCCGTGGGGAGACTTTGGGCATCATTGGACTAG GCCGAGTTGGACAGGCAGTGGCTCTGCGAGCCAAGTCCTTTGGCTTCAACGTGATTTTCTATGATCCCTATCTGCCGGATGGAGTGGAGCGATCCTTGGGTTTACAACGAGTAGGAACCCTGCAGGATCTACTAATGCACAGCGATTGCATCACATTGCACTGCAGCCTGAATGAACATAACCATCACCTCATCAATGACTTCACTATTAAACAG atgcGCCAGGGCTGCTTCTTAGTGAACacagcccggggagggctggtAGATGAGAAAGCCTTAGCGCAAGCCTTGAAAGAGGGGAGAATCAGAGGAACAGCATTGGACGTGCATGAGTCTGAGCCTTTCAG CTTTGCTCAGGGGCCCTTAAAAGATGCACCCAATGTGATCTGCACCCCTCACACTGCCTGGTACAGTGAGCAGGCTTCCATTGAATCCAGAGAAGATGCAGCTAAAGAGATCCGCAGAGCTATTACAG GTCACATACCTGATGCTTTGAGGAACTGTGTTAATAAGGAGTACTTGCTGTTAGCCGCTCAGTGGTCCAGTATTGATCCTGCAACTGTCCACCCAGAACTCAATGGAGCTGCAGCTTATAG GTTTCCTCCAGGAGTAGTGGGAGTAGCCACCCCTGGGCTACCAGAACCACCAGTAGTGGAAGGGATTGTAGCTCATGGGATcccttctgtttctcactctgcacCACGTACCCCTTCCCCAGGAGAGACGAGCAAACTGGATGCAGACAGAGAGATTCCTGCTGACCAATAG
- the LOC143165865 gene encoding C-terminal-binding protein 2 isoform X1 encodes MDRHKVKRQRLDRICEGIRPPIVNGPMPARPLVALLDGRDCTVEMPILKDVATVAFCDAQSTQEIHEKVLNEAVGALMYHTITLSRQDLEKFKALRVIVRIGSGYDNVDIKSAAELGIAVCNIPSSSVEETADSTLCHILNLYRRVTWLHQAMREGNRASSVEQIREVAGGAVRIRGETLGIIGLGRVGQAVALRAKSFGFNVIFYDPYLPDGVERSLGLQRVGTLQDLLMHSDCITLHCSLNEHNHHLINDFTIKQMRQGCFLVNTARGGLVDEKALAQALKEGRIRGTALDVHESEPFSFAQGPLKDAPNVICTPHTAWYSEQASIESREDAAKEIRRAITGHIPDALRNCVNKEYLLLAAQWSSIDPATVHPELNGAAAYRKYILFPSLRDLQRFGYIYGERTGRQNGSNGRMVH; translated from the exons atGGACCGGCACAAAGTGAAGCGGCAGCGGCTGGACCGGATCTGCGAAG GCATACGGCCTCCTATTGTGAATGGCCCAATGCCGGCACGGCCACTGGTTGCACTCCTGGATGGACGAGATTGCACTGTGGAGATGCCCATCTTGAAGGATGTTGCTACAGTGGCATTTTGCGATGCTCAGTCAACTCAGGAAATCCATGAAAAG GTGCTGAATGAGGCAGTAGGCGCTCTGATGTACCACACCATTACCCTTTCTCGTCAGGATCTGGAGAAATTCAAAGCCCTCAGGGTCATTGTGCGTATTGGCAGTGGCTATGACAATGTTGACATCAAATCCGCTGCAGAATTAG GCATTGCAGTTTGCAACATCCCTTCCTCCTCAGTAGAGGAGACTGCTGACTCCACCCTCTGCCACATCTTGAACCTCTATCGTCGTGTTACTTGGCTACATCAGGCTATGCGGGAAGGGAATCGAGCCTCGAGTGTAGAACAGATTCGAGAGGTGGCTGGAGGCGCTGTGCGTATCCGTGGGGAGACTTTGGGCATCATTGGACTAG GCCGAGTTGGACAGGCAGTGGCTCTGCGAGCCAAGTCCTTTGGCTTCAACGTGATTTTCTATGATCCCTATCTGCCGGATGGAGTGGAGCGATCCTTGGGTTTACAACGAGTAGGAACCCTGCAGGATCTACTAATGCACAGCGATTGCATCACATTGCACTGCAGCCTGAATGAACATAACCATCACCTCATCAATGACTTCACTATTAAACAG atgcGCCAGGGCTGCTTCTTAGTGAACacagcccggggagggctggtAGATGAGAAAGCCTTAGCGCAAGCCTTGAAAGAGGGGAGAATCAGAGGAACAGCATTGGACGTGCATGAGTCTGAGCCTTTCAG CTTTGCTCAGGGGCCCTTAAAAGATGCACCCAATGTGATCTGCACCCCTCACACTGCCTGGTACAGTGAGCAGGCTTCCATTGAATCCAGAGAAGATGCAGCTAAAGAGATCCGCAGAGCTATTACAG GTCACATACCTGATGCTTTGAGGAACTGTGTTAATAAGGAGTACTTGCTGTTAGCCGCTCAGTGGTCCAGTATTGATCCTGCAACTGTCCACCCAGAACTCAATGGAGCTGCAGCTTATAG GAAATAtattctcttcccttctctgagAGATCTACAGAGGTTCGGATATATTTATGGAGAACGCACAGGGAGGCAGAATGGAAGCAATGGAAGAATGGTTCATTAG